A single Syngnathus acus chromosome 8, fSynAcu1.2, whole genome shotgun sequence DNA region contains:
- the mpp3a gene encoding MAGUK p55 subfamily member 3 isoform X4 — MSTAAARRRGERRKRRRRRKEEDQPGRSSREEEARKKVCSSLPGGFMKEAMPVLTAGAGLHETLALLTSQLRPDANHKEDMVFLKDVFSERSLAYLMKIHERLRQYERQCPSPVLHSVSSLAEDVTDELQTRPMNAEEQELLHLLTSPHLKALLSVHDTVAQKSFDPVLPPLPDDYDDELEEESVKIVRLVKNKEPLGATIRRDDASGAVIVARIMRGGAADRSGLVHVGDELREVNGVSVVHKRPDEISQLLSQSQGSITLKIIPAVKEEDRLRESKVYLRALFDYIPLEDKATPCQEAGLPFKRGDILQVVTQDDPTWWQAKRVGDSNLRAGLIPSKHFQERRLAYRMKVGTLPNPKSPKTPSYDQACDKDDCDCEGYFNGQYIVSPKCNAVAPSCGQVFSWEFYSAGLRRSFRLSRKDRQGSSSDGSDPGDSEFLTYEEVSRYQQRPNERPRLVVLIGSLGARINELKQRVIAENPHRYAVAVPRPRKRTRRKVWSITLSPSSNLTLMSSTTSSSSTASTRRTSTAPVSRPSAPCRPRTKCASWTFSPRP, encoded by the exons ATGAGCACAGCAGCAGCtagaagaagaggagagaggaggaagaggaggaggaggaggaaagaggAAGACCAGCCTGGGAGGAGCAGTCGAGAGGAGGAGGCCAGGAAGAAG GTGTGCTCCTCCTTACCTGGAGGATTCATGAAAGAAGCCATGCCTGTGCTGACAGCAGGAGCAG GGCTCCACGAGACGTTGGCCTTGCTGACTTCGCAGCTGCGGCCCGACGCCAACCACAAGGAGGACATGGTCTTCCTCAAAGACGTCTTCAGCGAGAGAAGCTTGGCGTACCTGATGAAG ATCCACGAGAGGCTGAGACAGTATGAGAGACAATGTCCGAGTCCTGTCCTGCATAGCGTTTCCTCTCTTGCTGAAGAC GTGACGGACGAGTTGCAGACTCGCCCGATGAACGCGGAGGAACAAGAGCTGCTCCATCTGCTCACGTCACCGCATCTCAAA GCCCTCCTGTCCGTGCACGACACGGTAGCCCAGAAAAGTTTTGATCCCGtcctgccgccgctgccggaCGACTACGATGacgagctggaggaggagtcGGTGAAGATTGTGCGTCTGGTGAAGAACAAAGAGCCTCTG GGCGCCACCATCAGGAGGGATGACGCCAGCGGGGCCGTGATTGTGGCTCGTATCATGAGAGGCGGTGCGGCCGACAGAAGTG GTTTGGTCCATGTCGGAGACGAACTCAGGGAAGTCAACGGCGTCTCGGTGGTCCACAAGAGGCCTGATGAGATCAGTCAGTTGCTG TCGCAGTCACAGGGCTCCATTACGCTGAAGATCATCCCCGCCGTTAAAGAAGAAGACCGATTGAGGGAGAGCAAG GTGTACTTGCGAGCCTTGTTCGACTACATCCCATTGGAGGACAAGGCCACGCCTTGCCAGGAGGCCGGACTGCCCTTCAAACGGGGCGACATCCTGCAGGTGGTGACCCAGGACGACCCCACTTGGTGGCAGGCCAAGCGAGTGGGCGACAGCAACCTGCGTGCCGGGCTCATCCCGTCCAAACACTTCCAGGAGAG GCGATTGGCCTACAGGATGAAAGTGGGCACGCTGCCCAACCCCAAGTCGCCAAAAACGCCTTCCT atGATCAAGCGTGCGATAAAG ACGACTGTGACTGTGAGGGCTATTTCAATGGACAGTACATAG TCTCTCCCAAGTGTAACGCAGTGGCGCCCTCCTGTGGTCAGGTGTTTTCCTGGGAATTTTATTCAG CCGGTCTGCGCAGGAGCTTCCGCCTAAGTCGGAAAGACCGACAAGGCTCCTCAAGCGACGGCTCTGACCCGGGAGACTCTGAATTCCTGACCTATGAGGAGGTGAGCCGCTACCAGCAGCGGCCCAACGAGAGGCCTCGGCTGGTGGTTCTGATCG GTTCTCTGGGAGCACGGATCAATGAACTCAAGCAGCGAGTGATCGCCGAGAACCCGCATCGCTACGCGGTGGCCGTACCAC GCCCAAGAAAGCGCACGAGAAGGAAGGTGTGGAGTATCACTTTGTCACCAAGCAGCAATTTGACGCTGATGTCCTCCACAACAA GTTCATCGAGCACGGCGAGTACAAGGAGAACCAGTACGGCACCAGTATCGAGGCCATCCGCTCCGTGCAGGCCAAGAACAAAATGTGCATCGTGGACGTTCAGCCCGAG GCCTTGA
- the mpp3a gene encoding MAGUK p55 subfamily member 3 isoform X1: MSTAAARRRGERRKRRRRRKEEDQPGRSSREEEARKKVCSSLPGGFMKEAMPVLTAGAGLHETLALLTSQLRPDANHKEDMVFLKDVFSERSLAYLMKIHERLRQYERQCPSPVLHSVSSLAEDVTDELQTRPMNAEEQELLHLLTSPHLKALLSVHDTVAQKSFDPVLPPLPDDYDDELEEESVKIVRLVKNKEPLGATIRRDDASGAVIVARIMRGGAADRSGLVHVGDELREVNGVSVVHKRPDEISQLLSQSQGSITLKIIPAVKEEDRLRESKVYLRALFDYIPLEDKATPCQEAGLPFKRGDILQVVTQDDPTWWQAKRVGDSNLRAGLIPSKHFQERRLAYRMKVGTLPNPKSPKTPSYDQACDKDDCDCEGYFNGQYIVSPKCNAVAPSCGQVFSWEFYSAGLRRSFRLSRKDRQGSSSDGSDPGDSEFLTYEEVSRYQQRPNERPRLVVLIGSLGARINELKQRVIAENPHRYAVAVPHTTRPKKAHEKEGVEYHFVTKQQFDADVLHNKFIEHGEYKENQYGTSIEAIRSVQAKNKMCIVDVQPEALRRLRTAEFKPYVVFVKPRVPESRRRRAATSPGGAEQGRVTDEDLQEMRQSALQMDQQYGHLVDRVLIKEDSASACAELQSILERLERECFWVPLSWLRT, translated from the exons ATGAGCACAGCAGCAGCtagaagaagaggagagaggaggaagaggaggaggaggaggaaagaggAAGACCAGCCTGGGAGGAGCAGTCGAGAGGAGGAGGCCAGGAAGAAG GTGTGCTCCTCCTTACCTGGAGGATTCATGAAAGAAGCCATGCCTGTGCTGACAGCAGGAGCAG GGCTCCACGAGACGTTGGCCTTGCTGACTTCGCAGCTGCGGCCCGACGCCAACCACAAGGAGGACATGGTCTTCCTCAAAGACGTCTTCAGCGAGAGAAGCTTGGCGTACCTGATGAAG ATCCACGAGAGGCTGAGACAGTATGAGAGACAATGTCCGAGTCCTGTCCTGCATAGCGTTTCCTCTCTTGCTGAAGAC GTGACGGACGAGTTGCAGACTCGCCCGATGAACGCGGAGGAACAAGAGCTGCTCCATCTGCTCACGTCACCGCATCTCAAA GCCCTCCTGTCCGTGCACGACACGGTAGCCCAGAAAAGTTTTGATCCCGtcctgccgccgctgccggaCGACTACGATGacgagctggaggaggagtcGGTGAAGATTGTGCGTCTGGTGAAGAACAAAGAGCCTCTG GGCGCCACCATCAGGAGGGATGACGCCAGCGGGGCCGTGATTGTGGCTCGTATCATGAGAGGCGGTGCGGCCGACAGAAGTG GTTTGGTCCATGTCGGAGACGAACTCAGGGAAGTCAACGGCGTCTCGGTGGTCCACAAGAGGCCTGATGAGATCAGTCAGTTGCTG TCGCAGTCACAGGGCTCCATTACGCTGAAGATCATCCCCGCCGTTAAAGAAGAAGACCGATTGAGGGAGAGCAAG GTGTACTTGCGAGCCTTGTTCGACTACATCCCATTGGAGGACAAGGCCACGCCTTGCCAGGAGGCCGGACTGCCCTTCAAACGGGGCGACATCCTGCAGGTGGTGACCCAGGACGACCCCACTTGGTGGCAGGCCAAGCGAGTGGGCGACAGCAACCTGCGTGCCGGGCTCATCCCGTCCAAACACTTCCAGGAGAG GCGATTGGCCTACAGGATGAAAGTGGGCACGCTGCCCAACCCCAAGTCGCCAAAAACGCCTTCCT atGATCAAGCGTGCGATAAAG ACGACTGTGACTGTGAGGGCTATTTCAATGGACAGTACATAG TCTCTCCCAAGTGTAACGCAGTGGCGCCCTCCTGTGGTCAGGTGTTTTCCTGGGAATTTTATTCAG CCGGTCTGCGCAGGAGCTTCCGCCTAAGTCGGAAAGACCGACAAGGCTCCTCAAGCGACGGCTCTGACCCGGGAGACTCTGAATTCCTGACCTATGAGGAGGTGAGCCGCTACCAGCAGCGGCCCAACGAGAGGCCTCGGCTGGTGGTTCTGATCG GTTCTCTGGGAGCACGGATCAATGAACTCAAGCAGCGAGTGATCGCCGAGAACCCGCATCGCTACGCGGTGGCCGTACCAC ATACCACCAGGCCCAAGAAAGCGCACGAGAAGGAAGGTGTGGAGTATCACTTTGTCACCAAGCAGCAATTTGACGCTGATGTCCTCCACAACAA GTTCATCGAGCACGGCGAGTACAAGGAGAACCAGTACGGCACCAGTATCGAGGCCATCCGCTCCGTGCAGGCCAAGAACAAAATGTGCATCGTGGACGTTCAGCCCGAG GCCTTGAGACGGCTGCGGACGGCCGAGTTCAAGCCCTACGTGGTTTTTGTCAAACCGCGGGTTCCCGAAAGCAGACGGCGACGCGCCGCCACCTCGCCGGGAGGGGCGGAGCAAGGGCGTGTTACG GACGAGGACCTCCAGGAGATGCGCCAGTCCGCTCTCCAGATGGATCAACAGTATGGACATCTGGTGGATCGGGTCCTAATCAAAGAGGACTCTGCCAGCGCCTGCGCAGAACTGCAGAGTATTTTGGAAAGACTAGAGCGCGAGTGCTTCTGGGTGCCTCTAAGCTGGCTTCGGACCTAA
- the mpp3a gene encoding MAGUK p55 subfamily member 3 isoform X2 codes for MSTAAARRRGERRKRRRRRKEEDQPGRSSREEEARKKVCSSLPGGFMKEAMPVLTAGAGLHETLALLTSQLRPDANHKEDMVFLKDVFSERSLAYLMKIHERLRQYERQCPSPVLHSVSSLAEDVTDELQTRPMNAEEQELLHLLTSPHLKALLSVHDTVAQKSFDPVLPPLPDDYDDELEEESVKIVRLVKNKEPLGATIRRDDASGAVIVARIMRGGAADRSGLVHVGDELREVNGVSVVHKRPDEISQLLSQSQGSITLKIIPAVKEEDRLRESKVYLRALFDYIPLEDKATPCQEAGLPFKRGDILQVVTQDDPTWWQAKRVGDSNLRAGLIPSKHFQERRLAYRMKVGTLPNPKSPKTPSYDQACDKDDCDCEGYFNGQYIAGLRRSFRLSRKDRQGSSSDGSDPGDSEFLTYEEVSRYQQRPNERPRLVVLIGSLGARINELKQRVIAENPHRYAVAVPHTTRPKKAHEKEGVEYHFVTKQQFDADVLHNKFIEHGEYKENQYGTSIEAIRSVQAKNKMCIVDVQPEALRRLRTAEFKPYVVFVKPRVPESRRRRAATSPGGAEQGRVTDEDLQEMRQSALQMDQQYGHLVDRVLIKEDSASACAELQSILERLERECFWVPLSWLRT; via the exons ATGAGCACAGCAGCAGCtagaagaagaggagagaggaggaagaggaggaggaggaggaaagaggAAGACCAGCCTGGGAGGAGCAGTCGAGAGGAGGAGGCCAGGAAGAAG GTGTGCTCCTCCTTACCTGGAGGATTCATGAAAGAAGCCATGCCTGTGCTGACAGCAGGAGCAG GGCTCCACGAGACGTTGGCCTTGCTGACTTCGCAGCTGCGGCCCGACGCCAACCACAAGGAGGACATGGTCTTCCTCAAAGACGTCTTCAGCGAGAGAAGCTTGGCGTACCTGATGAAG ATCCACGAGAGGCTGAGACAGTATGAGAGACAATGTCCGAGTCCTGTCCTGCATAGCGTTTCCTCTCTTGCTGAAGAC GTGACGGACGAGTTGCAGACTCGCCCGATGAACGCGGAGGAACAAGAGCTGCTCCATCTGCTCACGTCACCGCATCTCAAA GCCCTCCTGTCCGTGCACGACACGGTAGCCCAGAAAAGTTTTGATCCCGtcctgccgccgctgccggaCGACTACGATGacgagctggaggaggagtcGGTGAAGATTGTGCGTCTGGTGAAGAACAAAGAGCCTCTG GGCGCCACCATCAGGAGGGATGACGCCAGCGGGGCCGTGATTGTGGCTCGTATCATGAGAGGCGGTGCGGCCGACAGAAGTG GTTTGGTCCATGTCGGAGACGAACTCAGGGAAGTCAACGGCGTCTCGGTGGTCCACAAGAGGCCTGATGAGATCAGTCAGTTGCTG TCGCAGTCACAGGGCTCCATTACGCTGAAGATCATCCCCGCCGTTAAAGAAGAAGACCGATTGAGGGAGAGCAAG GTGTACTTGCGAGCCTTGTTCGACTACATCCCATTGGAGGACAAGGCCACGCCTTGCCAGGAGGCCGGACTGCCCTTCAAACGGGGCGACATCCTGCAGGTGGTGACCCAGGACGACCCCACTTGGTGGCAGGCCAAGCGAGTGGGCGACAGCAACCTGCGTGCCGGGCTCATCCCGTCCAAACACTTCCAGGAGAG GCGATTGGCCTACAGGATGAAAGTGGGCACGCTGCCCAACCCCAAGTCGCCAAAAACGCCTTCCT atGATCAAGCGTGCGATAAAG ACGACTGTGACTGTGAGGGCTATTTCAATGGACAGTACATAG CCGGTCTGCGCAGGAGCTTCCGCCTAAGTCGGAAAGACCGACAAGGCTCCTCAAGCGACGGCTCTGACCCGGGAGACTCTGAATTCCTGACCTATGAGGAGGTGAGCCGCTACCAGCAGCGGCCCAACGAGAGGCCTCGGCTGGTGGTTCTGATCG GTTCTCTGGGAGCACGGATCAATGAACTCAAGCAGCGAGTGATCGCCGAGAACCCGCATCGCTACGCGGTGGCCGTACCAC ATACCACCAGGCCCAAGAAAGCGCACGAGAAGGAAGGTGTGGAGTATCACTTTGTCACCAAGCAGCAATTTGACGCTGATGTCCTCCACAACAA GTTCATCGAGCACGGCGAGTACAAGGAGAACCAGTACGGCACCAGTATCGAGGCCATCCGCTCCGTGCAGGCCAAGAACAAAATGTGCATCGTGGACGTTCAGCCCGAG GCCTTGAGACGGCTGCGGACGGCCGAGTTCAAGCCCTACGTGGTTTTTGTCAAACCGCGGGTTCCCGAAAGCAGACGGCGACGCGCCGCCACCTCGCCGGGAGGGGCGGAGCAAGGGCGTGTTACG GACGAGGACCTCCAGGAGATGCGCCAGTCCGCTCTCCAGATGGATCAACAGTATGGACATCTGGTGGATCGGGTCCTAATCAAAGAGGACTCTGCCAGCGCCTGCGCAGAACTGCAGAGTATTTTGGAAAGACTAGAGCGCGAGTGCTTCTGGGTGCCTCTAAGCTGGCTTCGGACCTAA
- the mpp3a gene encoding MAGUK p55 subfamily member 3 isoform X3: MSTAAARRRGERRKRRRRRKEEDQPGRSSREEEARKKVCSSLPGGFMKEAMPVLTAGAGLHETLALLTSQLRPDANHKEDMVFLKDVFSERSLAYLMKIHERLRQYERQCPSPVLHSVSSLAEDVTDELQTRPMNAEEQELLHLLTSPHLKALLSVHDTVAQKSFDPVLPPLPDDYDDELEEESVKIVRLVKNKEPLGATIRRDDASGAVIVARIMRGGAADRSGLVHVGDELREVNGVSVVHKRPDEISQLLSQSQGSITLKIIPAVKEEDRLRESKVYLRALFDYIPLEDKATPCQEAGLPFKRGDILQVVTQDDPTWWQAKRVGDSNLRAGLIPSKHFQERRLAYRMKVGTLPNPKSPKTPSYDQACDKAGLRRSFRLSRKDRQGSSSDGSDPGDSEFLTYEEVSRYQQRPNERPRLVVLIGSLGARINELKQRVIAENPHRYAVAVPHTTRPKKAHEKEGVEYHFVTKQQFDADVLHNKFIEHGEYKENQYGTSIEAIRSVQAKNKMCIVDVQPEALRRLRTAEFKPYVVFVKPRVPESRRRRAATSPGGAEQGRVTDEDLQEMRQSALQMDQQYGHLVDRVLIKEDSASACAELQSILERLERECFWVPLSWLRT; encoded by the exons ATGAGCACAGCAGCAGCtagaagaagaggagagaggaggaagaggaggaggaggaggaaagaggAAGACCAGCCTGGGAGGAGCAGTCGAGAGGAGGAGGCCAGGAAGAAG GTGTGCTCCTCCTTACCTGGAGGATTCATGAAAGAAGCCATGCCTGTGCTGACAGCAGGAGCAG GGCTCCACGAGACGTTGGCCTTGCTGACTTCGCAGCTGCGGCCCGACGCCAACCACAAGGAGGACATGGTCTTCCTCAAAGACGTCTTCAGCGAGAGAAGCTTGGCGTACCTGATGAAG ATCCACGAGAGGCTGAGACAGTATGAGAGACAATGTCCGAGTCCTGTCCTGCATAGCGTTTCCTCTCTTGCTGAAGAC GTGACGGACGAGTTGCAGACTCGCCCGATGAACGCGGAGGAACAAGAGCTGCTCCATCTGCTCACGTCACCGCATCTCAAA GCCCTCCTGTCCGTGCACGACACGGTAGCCCAGAAAAGTTTTGATCCCGtcctgccgccgctgccggaCGACTACGATGacgagctggaggaggagtcGGTGAAGATTGTGCGTCTGGTGAAGAACAAAGAGCCTCTG GGCGCCACCATCAGGAGGGATGACGCCAGCGGGGCCGTGATTGTGGCTCGTATCATGAGAGGCGGTGCGGCCGACAGAAGTG GTTTGGTCCATGTCGGAGACGAACTCAGGGAAGTCAACGGCGTCTCGGTGGTCCACAAGAGGCCTGATGAGATCAGTCAGTTGCTG TCGCAGTCACAGGGCTCCATTACGCTGAAGATCATCCCCGCCGTTAAAGAAGAAGACCGATTGAGGGAGAGCAAG GTGTACTTGCGAGCCTTGTTCGACTACATCCCATTGGAGGACAAGGCCACGCCTTGCCAGGAGGCCGGACTGCCCTTCAAACGGGGCGACATCCTGCAGGTGGTGACCCAGGACGACCCCACTTGGTGGCAGGCCAAGCGAGTGGGCGACAGCAACCTGCGTGCCGGGCTCATCCCGTCCAAACACTTCCAGGAGAG GCGATTGGCCTACAGGATGAAAGTGGGCACGCTGCCCAACCCCAAGTCGCCAAAAACGCCTTCCT atGATCAAGCGTGCGATAAAG CCGGTCTGCGCAGGAGCTTCCGCCTAAGTCGGAAAGACCGACAAGGCTCCTCAAGCGACGGCTCTGACCCGGGAGACTCTGAATTCCTGACCTATGAGGAGGTGAGCCGCTACCAGCAGCGGCCCAACGAGAGGCCTCGGCTGGTGGTTCTGATCG GTTCTCTGGGAGCACGGATCAATGAACTCAAGCAGCGAGTGATCGCCGAGAACCCGCATCGCTACGCGGTGGCCGTACCAC ATACCACCAGGCCCAAGAAAGCGCACGAGAAGGAAGGTGTGGAGTATCACTTTGTCACCAAGCAGCAATTTGACGCTGATGTCCTCCACAACAA GTTCATCGAGCACGGCGAGTACAAGGAGAACCAGTACGGCACCAGTATCGAGGCCATCCGCTCCGTGCAGGCCAAGAACAAAATGTGCATCGTGGACGTTCAGCCCGAG GCCTTGAGACGGCTGCGGACGGCCGAGTTCAAGCCCTACGTGGTTTTTGTCAAACCGCGGGTTCCCGAAAGCAGACGGCGACGCGCCGCCACCTCGCCGGGAGGGGCGGAGCAAGGGCGTGTTACG GACGAGGACCTCCAGGAGATGCGCCAGTCCGCTCTCCAGATGGATCAACAGTATGGACATCTGGTGGATCGGGTCCTAATCAAAGAGGACTCTGCCAGCGCCTGCGCAGAACTGCAGAGTATTTTGGAAAGACTAGAGCGCGAGTGCTTCTGGGTGCCTCTAAGCTGGCTTCGGACCTAA